In Candidatus Moanabacter tarae, the genomic stretch CGGCAGGGGTCTTGATTTGCGTTATCTGGCCGTTGCGGTCTATCAACTCGGTGTGGTCGAGATAAATATTAAGGATTTTCCTCGGTTGGCAGCCAATGATCGAATAGCGAAAAAGGTTGGCCCCTCCTTCAATTGATTCGAGCAGGAAAGCAGGTCCGGTTCGATTCAGTTTGGAATAAACCGAGACGGGAGTCTCAAAATCGGCCATTAGATCGGAGTAGACAGGTATGAGATTGCCTTTTTGCGCGAGGCGCAGGAACTCCTCTTTGGAAGGGAAGATTTTCATAGGAGATCCGGAGATCGATAAATGCCTGGTCCAAAAATGATTACGATTCAAGTGGGAGCAGGTGAGCGAGTGGTACGAAGATATCGGAATGCGGGGTAATTCACGGTAAGGAAGCAAATTTTAACAACGAATCAATCAGATTATTCGACTGCCCCATCTGTAGAGTCTATTCAACGGTTACAGACTTGGCTAGATTACGGGGTTTGTCGACGTCACATCCCCTTTCAGCGGCAATAAAATAGGCAAAAAGCTGGAGAGGGATTGTAGCAAGAATTGGCAGTACGCAAAGGTGACAATCGGGAATGTGGATAATTTCATCAGCAACATTTTCCGGGAATTCTACTCCTGCCGAGGTAATTGCGATTATTGGGCCCTTGCGTGCTCGTATCTCCTGAATGTTGGATAAACTCTTATTGAAAATTTCTCCTTTGTTGGCGAGGAAAACAGTTGGACATTTGGGACTGATTAGAGCAATTGGACCATGTTTCATCTCGGCTGCAGGATACCCTTCAGCATGAATGTAAGATATCTCTTTGAGCTTGAGAGCACCTTCCAGAGCTAAGGGAAACATCAATTGCCTTCCTAAAAATAGAAAATTTTCAAAGTGTGCATATCTTTGAGCAATCTCCTGAATCCGGTCAGCTTGATCAAGAACCTGACTGGCCTGGCCCGGTAGCTGTCGAAATGCATTAACCATTGCGACTCCATCGCTAAAACTTAGATCCCGAAGCCGGCCCAAGTAAAGTGCCACCATCGAGGCAATAAGGATTTGGGAGCTGAAGGCTTTGGTTGAGGCAACCCCGATCTCAGGGCCAGCATGTTGGTAAATTCCATCATCGGAATCCCGCGCGATGGTGGATCCGACAACATTAGTGATAGCGAAGGTACGGTAACCCTTTCTCTTAGATTCTCGCAAAGCTTCGAGAGTATCTGCGGTCTCTCCGCTTTGACTGATGACGAAAACAAGGGTATTTTTGTCGAGAGGTGAATTTCTGTAACGGAATTCTGACGCATACTCAACTTCAACAGGGATGCGCGCAAATCGTTCAATAAGGTGTTCTGCGATTAGGGATGCGTGCCAAGAAGTTCCACAAGCGCAAAAGAGTATGCGGTCTATCTGTCTTAACTCACGAGGCCCGATATTATTGAGACCGTCGAACAAAGCGGTTGAGCCGTCATTAGAAAACCGGCCGCGCATACTATTTTCTAAAGCTGTTGGTTGCTCGAAGATTTCCTTCTCCATGTAGTGAGAGAACCGGCCCAAATCTGAATCTTCGGTTTGCCAGTTAACTCGATCGATAACCGGTTCGACGGTCTCCT encodes the following:
- the glmS gene encoding Glutamine--fructose-6-phosphate aminotransferase [isomerizing] encodes the protein MCGIVGYVGKQNATPILLEGLKKLEYRGYDSAGLTVWKKDGLQTIKKSGRVQTLVNEIRKVELNSNLGISHTRWATHGSVSDTNAHPHLSHDRKVALVHNGVIENYLSIKRFLEDRDIQFASETDTETLANLIAYHYDKEEPINGKNRFLESVRKSLLHVEGTYGIGVICTDHPNEIVGARKGSPLVVGIGSGENILASDISALAGRTQNVAYLDDNQVVLLSPDTFSILTVSEETVEPVIDRVNWQTEDSDLGRFSHYMEKEIFEQPTALENSMRGRFSNDGSTALFDGLNNIGPRELRQIDRILFCACGTSWHASLIAEHLIERFARIPVEVEYASEFRYRNSPLDKNTLVFVISQSGETADTLEALRESKRKGYRTFAITNVVGSTIARDSDDGIYQHAGPEIGVASTKAFSSQILIASMVALYLGRLRDLSFSDGVAMVNAFRQLPGQASQVLDQADRIQEIAQRYAHFENFLFLGRQLMFPLALEGALKLKEISYIHAEGYPAAEMKHGPIALISPKCPTVFLANKGEIFNKSLSNIQEIRARKGPIIAITSAGVEFPENVADEIIHIPDCHLCVLPILATIPLQLFAYFIAAERGCDVDKPRNLAKSVTVE